One genomic window of Halococcus salifodinae DSM 8989 includes the following:
- a CDS encoding lysylphosphatidylglycerol synthase transmembrane domain-containing protein encodes MRRGKLSSVLVGFAAAGVVFVALFWFVGVEDVLAALARASLPLVGVVAATIVAWLLAWGLALRCILAALGVDLSSFDSVLVTAAAAFINHVVPFGQASSEPVTAWLLTDISDTEFETALASIASLDALNFVPSLSFAVVGVGYYATAVALSDGLAVLVASVIVAAVGLPLLAALAWRRRVALQRRLVSGLTPVIRRISGVLPGDPLEPDEIATRIGNFVEAVERVAGDRRRVAAALAFSATGWACQALGLWVALLAVGASVPIYIPFFVVPIGTTASIVPTPGGLGGIETVNITLLVLVTSVSPTIATAAVTIHSVGGFFLTNSLGAAAAATIKIRGASIVGRPA; translated from the coding sequence ATGCGTCGCGGAAAGCTCTCGTCGGTGCTCGTCGGGTTCGCCGCCGCCGGCGTCGTGTTCGTCGCGCTGTTCTGGTTCGTCGGCGTCGAGGACGTGCTCGCGGCGCTCGCGCGCGCCAGTCTCCCGCTCGTCGGTGTCGTCGCCGCGACGATCGTGGCGTGGCTCCTCGCGTGGGGGCTCGCTCTTCGGTGTATCCTCGCGGCGCTCGGCGTCGATCTCTCGTCGTTCGATTCGGTGCTCGTCACCGCCGCTGCGGCGTTCATCAACCACGTGGTGCCGTTCGGTCAGGCGAGCAGCGAGCCAGTCACGGCGTGGCTGCTGACCGACATCTCCGACACGGAGTTCGAGACCGCGCTCGCCTCCATCGCGAGCCTCGACGCGCTCAACTTCGTTCCCTCGCTGTCCTTTGCGGTCGTCGGGGTCGGCTACTACGCCACTGCGGTCGCGCTCAGCGATGGGCTCGCAGTGTTGGTCGCCAGCGTGATCGTGGCGGCGGTCGGTCTTCCCCTCCTCGCCGCGCTTGCGTGGCGGCGGCGCGTCGCGCTCCAGCGCCGGCTCGTGAGCGGCCTGACGCCGGTGATCCGGCGGATCTCGGGCGTGCTTCCAGGTGATCCCCTCGAACCGGACGAAATCGCAACCCGGATCGGGAACTTCGTCGAGGCGGTCGAGCGCGTCGCGGGCGATCGGCGGCGGGTGGCGGCCGCGCTCGCCTTTTCGGCGACCGGCTGGGCGTGCCAGGCGCTCGGGCTCTGGGTCGCGCTGCTCGCTGTCGGCGCGTCGGTGCCGATCTACATCCCGTTTTTCGTCGTCCCGATCGGGACCACCGCGAGCATCGTCCCGACACCCGGCGGGCTCGGCGGGATCGAGACGGTCAACATCACCCTCCTGGTGCTCGTGACGAGCGTGAGCCCGACGATCGCGACCGCGGCGGTGACGATTCACAGCGTCGGCGGGTTCTTCCTGACCAACAGCCTGGGAGCCGCCGCGGCGGCGACGATCAAGATCCGTGGTGCGTCGATCGTGGGCCGGCCAGCTTAG
- a CDS encoding DUF7405 family protein, translated as MPSDPPQPIDRRAFVKSAVAIGGASALSACLDMEANADSSSEPEFPHGPEDLASLPERQHAWNEFLVTDANGDTVLPRHQVLLSLSYTGSVPPTNDERETVESAFSTVERAFERGTGGEAGATFNDGLLFMFGYAPAYFARFDASLPDDIDLPTPTAVLDELDEPTDRADDADALLTLNSDYGSIPLAVEEALFGEQDTLNGIEMEAGIGDVFSVVDRRTGVVGRGLPAEKIDHDAIDDDAPLSMGYKSGYQDTNPAEDRVTVREGPFASGTTQLSSRLGIDLDAWYDLDADARVTQMFSTAHTAEEVGETGENLGGQSGVTEEMAEDLEGEADDHGRLGHAQKTARARDDDFDPQILRRSEGVGTSPDYDAGMNFNSIQRGMESFIEARKAMDDLGGADAHHSGIVDFLDVERRATYLIPPRSLRALPGPRPDRE; from the coding sequence GTGCCATCGGATCCTCCCCAGCCGATCGATCGCCGTGCGTTCGTAAAAAGCGCGGTGGCGATCGGTGGCGCGAGCGCGCTGTCGGCGTGTCTCGATATGGAGGCGAACGCCGATTCGTCGAGTGAGCCCGAGTTTCCCCACGGCCCCGAGGACCTCGCGTCGCTCCCCGAGCGACAGCACGCGTGGAACGAATTCCTCGTCACGGATGCCAACGGCGACACCGTTCTCCCGCGCCACCAGGTGCTGCTCTCGCTTTCGTACACCGGGTCGGTGCCGCCGACGAACGACGAGCGCGAGACCGTCGAGAGCGCTTTTTCGACCGTGGAACGAGCCTTCGAGCGCGGCACCGGCGGCGAAGCCGGCGCGACGTTCAACGACGGCCTCCTGTTCATGTTCGGGTACGCGCCCGCGTACTTCGCCCGGTTCGACGCGTCGCTGCCTGACGACATCGATCTTCCGACGCCGACGGCCGTGCTCGACGAACTCGACGAGCCGACCGACCGTGCCGACGACGCCGACGCACTCTTGACCCTGAACAGCGACTACGGCTCGATCCCGCTCGCGGTCGAGGAGGCGCTGTTTGGCGAGCAGGACACGCTCAACGGAATCGAGATGGAGGCGGGGATCGGCGATGTGTTCTCGGTGGTCGATCGCCGTACCGGCGTCGTCGGGCGGGGACTGCCCGCCGAGAAGATCGATCACGACGCGATCGACGACGATGCCCCGCTCTCGATGGGGTACAAGTCGGGCTATCAGGACACCAACCCCGCCGAGGATCGCGTGACCGTTCGAGAAGGACCGTTCGCCAGCGGCACCACCCAGCTCTCCTCGCGGCTGGGGATCGACCTCGACGCGTGGTACGACCTCGACGCCGACGCCCGCGTAACTCAGATGTTCAGCACCGCACACACCGCGGAGGAAGTCGGCGAAACCGGCGAGAACCTCGGCGGTCAGAGCGGCGTCACCGAGGAGATGGCCGAGGATCTGGAGGGCGAGGCCGACGACCACGGCCGGTTGGGCCACGCACAGAAGACTGCACGGGCGCGCGACGACGACTTCGACCCCCAGATCCTCCGGCGGTCGGAGGGGGTCGGGACGTCGCCCGATTACGACGCCGGGATGAACTTCAACTCGATCCAGCGCGGGATGGAGAGCTTCATCGAGGCGCGCAAAGCGATGGACGATCTCGGCGGCGCGGACGCCCACCACAGTGGAATCGTCGACTTCCTCGACGTCGAACGCCGGGCGACCTACCTGATCCCGCCGCGCTCGTTGCGGGCGCTGCCGGGGCCGCGACCCGATCGGGAGTGA
- a CDS encoding alpha/beta fold hydrolase, protein MKLRAAVGALAGAGFVAVTNRALTGRAGVLDHALAGTQHTYRWRGFDITYTEAGDPDDPDCLLLHGINAAGSSREFERVFEELAAEYHVIAPDLPGFGRSDRPPLVYSASLYTTFVTEFASDLTEDAICVASSLSGAYAATAAEDAGFTELVLVCPTAETMPERRVWLRSLLRAPFVGEALFNLLTSKPSLRYFERDHAIADPSILTEEYIDYRWRTTHQPGARFAPASFVSGFLDPDVDLDDRLAALDIPSTIVWGRDADLPGLERGREIADAADARLVVFDDAKLLPHVERSAAFVDTLAETLPA, encoded by the coding sequence ATGAAGCTTCGCGCCGCCGTCGGTGCCCTCGCTGGCGCGGGATTCGTCGCCGTGACCAATCGTGCATTGACCGGTCGTGCGGGCGTGCTCGATCACGCGCTTGCCGGTACCCAGCACACGTACCGCTGGCGCGGGTTCGATATCACCTACACCGAGGCGGGCGATCCGGACGACCCCGACTGTCTGCTCCTCCACGGAATCAACGCTGCCGGATCGAGCCGGGAGTTCGAGCGGGTCTTCGAGGAGCTCGCTGCCGAGTACCACGTGATCGCGCCCGATCTTCCGGGGTTCGGACGCTCGGATCGGCCGCCTCTCGTGTACTCCGCGTCGCTCTACACCACGTTCGTGACCGAGTTCGCCAGCGATCTCACCGAGGACGCGATCTGTGTCGCGTCGTCGCTATCAGGTGCGTATGCCGCGACCGCCGCCGAGGACGCCGGCTTCACCGAACTCGTCCTCGTCTGTCCGACCGCCGAAACGATGCCCGAGCGCCGGGTGTGGCTCCGCTCGCTGCTCCGTGCGCCGTTCGTGGGCGAGGCGCTGTTCAACCTCCTCACCAGCAAACCCTCGCTCCGGTACTTCGAGCGCGATCACGCCATCGCCGATCCGTCGATCCTCACCGAGGAGTACATCGACTATCGCTGGCGGACGACCCACCAGCCGGGCGCGCGGTTCGCTCCCGCCTCGTTCGTGAGCGGGTTTCTCGATCCCGACGTCGATCTCGACGATCGACTCGCCGCACTCGACATCCCCTCGACGATCGTCTGGGGCCGCGACGCCGACCTCCCCGGACTCGAACGCGGTCGAGAGATCGCCGACGCCGCCGACGCCCGATTGGTGGTGTTCGACGACGCCAAACTCCTCCCGCACGTCGAACGGTCGGCGGCGTTCGTCGATACGCTCGCCGAAACGCTCCCGGCGTAG
- a CDS encoding CRTAC1 family protein, with the protein MREGFRPIVLVAAVVLAGCLGGATGGAPSDTALSFATADDAGLDYETTDSGLGNGNDSVYAADYDNDLQTDLLAIGGDDPTLFHNTGGAFERSEALPTIPGHVQSALFFDRDVDGWQDLLVLRRNATPVFLENREGEFHRADVGLDDELAIPVSASAGDYTGDGCPDLFVAQYGDWENTTPSAWNAPTTLIEEDNGNPNLLYRGTCADATNGSGGFERATDAGIEGAHWSLATSFVDLNGDGRSDIHVANDYYNDTIYYNEGDGTFEKRVLGEQTDRNGMSSETADLDGDGQLDLFVTNIYFPENTSALSEQERELFESFVENRLGKRMRGNNVLLGANETNSTDGTDGANNAGSTSSAGDANSTSVGDANSTNASDTGFTYAGERLGLHRGGWGWAAAITDFDSDGEQDVFHTTQTVIAFNDSEPRYPTPMTWVQHDGDFYRQSATGIGFESTNGRGVAHLDYDRSGTADLALATYDDRHRLYQNNASQGNSLQVRVQSGSLNHTSLGARVSATTGNDTQLRVNTAKADYQSQDTRFLHFGLGESESVSKLRVVWPDGTERVLENVSAGQRIVVTPGGIADHASYRNATG; encoded by the coding sequence ATGCGCGAGGGGTTCCGACCGATCGTTCTCGTCGCTGCCGTGGTGCTCGCGGGCTGTCTCGGCGGGGCGACGGGCGGAGCTCCCTCGGACACTGCGCTCTCGTTCGCCACGGCCGACGACGCCGGTCTCGACTACGAGACGACGGATTCGGGCCTCGGCAACGGCAACGACAGCGTCTACGCCGCGGACTACGACAACGATCTCCAGACCGATCTCCTCGCCATCGGCGGTGACGACCCCACGCTGTTCCACAACACCGGCGGCGCGTTCGAGCGATCGGAGGCACTCCCCACGATACCGGGCCACGTCCAGAGCGCGCTCTTCTTCGATCGTGACGTCGACGGCTGGCAGGACCTCCTCGTGCTCCGGCGGAACGCCACACCGGTCTTCCTCGAAAACCGCGAGGGCGAGTTCCACCGAGCCGACGTGGGACTCGACGACGAGCTCGCGATCCCGGTGAGTGCAAGCGCCGGCGACTACACCGGCGACGGCTGTCCCGACCTCTTCGTCGCCCAGTACGGCGACTGGGAGAACACCACCCCGAGCGCGTGGAACGCGCCGACCACGCTCATCGAGGAGGACAACGGCAACCCGAACCTGCTCTACCGCGGGACCTGCGCGGACGCCACGAACGGAAGCGGCGGGTTCGAGCGCGCTACTGACGCCGGGATCGAAGGGGCACACTGGAGCCTCGCGACCAGCTTTGTCGACCTCAACGGCGACGGTCGATCCGACATCCACGTCGCGAACGACTACTACAACGACACGATCTACTACAACGAGGGCGATGGCACGTTCGAAAAGCGAGTCCTCGGCGAGCAGACCGATCGAAACGGGATGTCCTCCGAGACGGCGGATCTCGACGGCGACGGCCAGCTCGACCTGTTCGTCACCAACATCTACTTCCCCGAGAACACGAGCGCGCTGTCCGAACAGGAGCGCGAGCTGTTCGAGAGCTTCGTCGAGAATCGGCTCGGCAAGCGGATGCGGGGCAACAACGTGCTGCTCGGAGCAAACGAGACGAACAGTACCGACGGGACGGATGGAGCGAACAACGCCGGCAGCACCAGCAGCGCCGGCGACGCCAACAGCACCAGCGTCGGCGACGCCAACAGCACCAACGCCAGCGACACGGGGTTCACCTACGCCGGCGAGCGTCTCGGCCTACACCGCGGCGGCTGGGGCTGGGCGGCCGCGATCACCGACTTCGACAGCGATGGCGAACAGGACGTGTTCCACACCACCCAGACCGTCATCGCATTCAACGACTCCGAGCCACGGTACCCGACCCCGATGACGTGGGTCCAACACGACGGCGACTTCTACCGCCAGAGCGCGACCGGTATCGGGTTCGAATCGACCAACGGCCGCGGAGTCGCCCATCTCGACTACGATCGCTCCGGGACCGCTGACCTCGCGCTGGCGACCTACGACGATCGCCACCGGCTCTACCAAAACAACGCCTCGCAGGGTAACAGCCTCCAGGTTCGCGTGCAGTCGGGAAGCCTGAACCACACCTCGCTCGGCGCGCGAGTGTCCGCCACTACTGGCAACGACACCCAGCTCCGGGTGAACACTGCAAAAGCCGACTATCAGTCCCAGGACACCCGCTTCCTCCACTTCGGGCTCGGTGAGAGCGAGTCGGTCTCGAAACTTCGGGTGGTGTGGCCCGACGGCACGGAGCGCGTCCTCGAAAACGTCTCGGCAGGACAGCGAATCGTGGTGACGCCAGGCGGCATCGCCGACCACGCCAGCTATCGGAACGCCACGGGCTGA
- a CDS encoding sulfatase-like hydrolase/transferase, translating into MPSKPNLLVLCVDCLREDCLASSASDTPFLDDFRASGLACEQLFATATTTTPAVASLLTGSYSERNGVHSLQHGRLDPEVPTLPGILGEHGWHTEALATGPLVAETGLDRGFDVYRHREEDESLFGDWRETAHDRLASLSEPFAAFVHCWELHEDIDVPAAYDEPAYGDTDYTRALSALDRELRDLVETLPENTLVAIHGDHGESITHRHNPLRLLGKSVRDAIRYYGGVDTRTMVGRLNRALDGLGPDIDDHFLENGHGENVFDFTTNVPFLLAGPGIDPATITAQTRQIDVLPTLLAALDIDVDAGTDAEMDGDALLPADDVTDRPAYIRACGASLHRTRNWARAIRHDGAKYIEYPDREWSAECYDLDADPQELASIEADRLAARLQRHLPTEELGDAERLDIDARLRDLGYL; encoded by the coding sequence GTGCCCTCGAAACCGAATCTCCTCGTGCTCTGTGTCGACTGTCTCCGCGAGGACTGTCTCGCGTCGAGCGCGTCCGACACACCGTTTTTGGACGATTTCAGAGCATCGGGACTCGCCTGCGAGCAGCTCTTTGCGACCGCGACCACCACGACGCCCGCGGTTGCGAGCCTCCTCACGGGCTCGTACTCCGAGCGCAACGGCGTCCACTCGCTCCAGCACGGCCGGCTCGATCCCGAGGTCCCGACGCTCCCCGGAATCCTCGGCGAGCACGGCTGGCACACCGAAGCCCTCGCCACCGGCCCGCTGGTCGCCGAGACCGGCCTCGATCGCGGGTTCGACGTCTACCGCCACCGCGAAGAGGACGAGTCGCTGTTCGGCGACTGGCGCGAGACTGCCCACGACCGCCTCGCATCGCTGTCGGAACCGTTCGCGGCGTTCGTCCACTGCTGGGAGCTCCACGAGGACATCGACGTGCCAGCCGCGTACGACGAGCCGGCCTACGGCGACACCGACTACACCCGCGCACTCAGCGCGCTCGATCGGGAACTCCGTGATCTGGTCGAGACGCTCCCCGAGAACACCCTCGTCGCGATCCACGGCGACCACGGCGAGAGCATCACCCACCGCCACAACCCGCTGCGGCTCCTCGGAAAGAGCGTCCGCGACGCCATCCGATACTACGGCGGCGTCGACACCCGCACCATGGTCGGCCGACTGAACCGTGCGCTCGACGGGCTCGGCCCCGACATCGATGACCACTTCCTCGAAAACGGCCACGGCGAGAACGTTTTCGACTTCACGACCAACGTTCCCTTCCTCCTCGCTGGGCCGGGAATCGACCCCGCGACGATCACCGCTCAAACCCGCCAAATCGACGTACTCCCGACGCTGCTCGCGGCGCTCGACATCGATGTCGATGCCGGAACGGACGCCGAAATGGACGGCGATGCGCTCCTGCCGGCGGACGACGTCACCGACCGGCCAGCGTACATTCGAGCGTGCGGTGCGTCACTCCACCGCACGCGCAACTGGGCGCGCGCGATCCGTCACGACGGCGCGAAGTACATCGAGTATCCCGACCGCGAGTGGTCCGCGGAATGCTACGATCTCGACGCCGATCCCCAGGAACTCGCCTCGATCGAGGCCGACCGGCTCGCGGCGCGGCTGCAACGTCACCTTCCAACCGAAGAGCTCGGCGACGCCGAACGACTCGACATCGACGCCCGGCTTCGAGATCTCGGCTATCTCTAA